The Balaenoptera acutorostrata chromosome 11, mBalAcu1.1, whole genome shotgun sequence genome segment TATGTGTTAAATAAACATGAGAAGTGCTTTAACAGAAGCAAGAATCCAGCCATGCATTGGGGAGGACGTCTCCCCGGAAGGGTTATAGCCCAGCCAAGCATCAAGAGGGAACTGGTGTTTGTGCACCAGGAGGAGGCATGCGAGATGTTCAAGGTACTAAGAACAGCTCTGctacccattttacagctgaagataGTGAAGCCTGGGATGGTCATgtgatttgcccagggtcacagcacCAGAGGCAGGACCAAGAACCACGTTTTCCTAGCCCCCAGTCCAGTGTCCATAGCTTTTAGAAACTATGAAATTGAGGGCCAGGGTGGCAGGAGTGATGCTGGAGGTGGAAAGAGCTCTGAGGTCAGTGGTGCCAGCTCCTTGGCGGACACTGGAGGTAACATACGATGTCCTTGGGCAAGACTCAACAGGCATGAAGGGCAGCCCAGACCAGCGGATGGATGATGCCGGGACAGACAGGGGCAGTGACGTCATCATCCTGCTGGTGGGCAACAAGACCGACCTGGCTGACAAGAGGCAGGCGACCATCCAGGAGGGCGAGCAGCGTGCCAAAGAACTGAGCGCCACGTTCATCGAGACCAGTGCCAAGACCGGCTACAACGTGAAGCAGCTCTTCCGACGTGTGGCCTCGGCTCTGCCTGGAATGGAGAATGTCcaggagaaaagcaaagaaggGATGATTGACATCAAGCTGGACCAACCCCAGGAGTCCCTGGCCAGCAAGGGCGGCTGCTCCCGCTAATGCAGCCTGACCGCTGGCTTCCTCTGACACTACTCACTTGTTGTGAGAACCCTCCAGCGAGCCCTGCAGCCTCGGCATAGGCCTGCCTGGCAGGCTAAGGTGGTGTGTACACAGGAGTGAATGTCAGTGACACACTCATGCACATACGTGTGCACGGAGAGCAAGGCTAGTCTTCACTTTTTCACAGGCTCAAAGAAAGTGCCCGGGGCCACACTTGGCCTCCCCCAGGGTCCCAGACACCCCAGGTCCTGGCTCACACAGCCCAGGGACACAGCCTGTACACAGCCAGGAGCTCCTGCCCTCTGGCCATCTTGTTAACAGGAAGGGAAAATGAGGCCTGCAGGAGTACGGGGCCTCTCGGTCCTGCTCTCTGCGTTAATGACCAGGAAACATGTCAATATTTGCACACAGGAACTGCTGGCCTTGCTGCGCTTGGTCAGTGTGCCCAGAGCCTGCTTGGTTTCGCCATCTGTAAGAGGAGGGGTTGTCTCTGTGCTCCGGTGCAGGCCTTCCGCCCGCTCATCAGATAGGGTGGGTCCTTCCTCCTTGCTGACCATGATAAATGGCAGCAATTATGGGGAGAACAAAGCAAACACACAATGACCATTGACATGGGTGGTGTGGCAGGTGAGCTCACGGCCACACAATCCATTTCGAGCCTCACAGCCACCACTTCTTAGCTCTGCGTGCCTTTGGGCCAGACTCAAaacctcttggagcctcagtttcctcatccataaaatgggctcGGTAGTCCCATCTCACAGGACTGTCGCAGGACCAGGAGGCGGCCGGTTGGCTCTGGCCGACGCCAGCGCTGTGCTCTGTGTCCGGCAGGGGGCGCCGCGTAACCTTCCCCTCTCCGCTTGGCGTCCTCAGCCTCTCCGCTCTGCCGGACTCGGCTCTATTCGGCACCACTCGGATCCACTCGGTCAGACCCGGCGATAATCGGCCGGACACGCTGGGCTCGGCCGGACTCGGCTCTGCTCGGCCAAGTTCGGCTTTGCTCGGTTCTGTTCGACTCCGCCGGGAGCTGGACTCGCAAAGGCCCCTCCCCGGCGCCGCAGCGGCTCGTTTCTCTCGTCTCGCTGTCTGCTTCCCGGGTAGAGGCGCGGTGGCCGGAGCAGAGCCGCTCCCTCCGTCCACAAGCCGGCGGGTTTCTCCGTGGCGGGAGTCTGGTCTGGCTGAGCGCTAGGTGGTGCCAAGAGTGGCTGCAGCTGGCGGCAGTCTTTTCCCAGGGTTTGAGCCCGAAGCGGGTGGGCATGGAGGGGCTTCCCCGGCTTGGGGGTGGGAGTCACTCCCCTTAATTCTGCGGAGAGAAGCGGGGAGGATGGCGCTGGCCTCCCGCGTGCCTTGGCGACCCCATCATCTGGCTCGGCCGCTAGTCAGCCGTGCGGAGGGAGCCAGTTGCTGCACCtgtttccctgagcctcagtttcccactcTGTAACAACAGGGTCCTCGTCAGGGTCCAGGAGGACTGGGATGGGGCTggctctttccttctctgggccCCTTGGGgattctctttccccttctgtaaaatgggattaaactCGCCCAACTAGTATTAACACCCGTAGGAACAGACATGGGTTGCTGAAAAGCCCAGGACGGAGAAACTAAGTCCGGAGAGCGAAGTTCACCCGGGATGACCCAGCTAGTCGAAGGAGGGGTATGCAGAACCCGGAAGCCGAGTGAGCGAGCTGCCTTGGAGAGGGAGGGTCCCATTGGACCCTCTGCCCACTTTGCAGGAAGTGGGGTTTGGAGGAAGAAGTGAGGGAACGGGCGCCCCAGCCAGCCCCTAGCACGTCTTAGTGGGCCCTTCAtcttcccccttctcccctccttagCTAAGAAGGGGGCGGGTGGGGAGCATCACAAGCCCGGGGTGGAATGGGGTGGGTGCCAGGCGCATAGCCTCTCCCCAGTTGGTGGCGCTCACGGTTTCCTTTGTTTAGTTTCTTTATTACCGTCCTAGAACAATTAGATCTGTGACTTGCCAAACACGACTTGCATAGCTGACTCCGGGAATCATGTTTGGGGTTCTGTCTCACTTTTTGACAGGcacacatttttcaaaaatgcatGAAGGGTTCTTGGTGCTTTGTAACCACTGACTAAATGTcgctatttttatatcttcttcccAACCTTGGGCTGGAAGGTGGATGTGGCTAGGAGCTTGGTTCTGAGAGTTGGTGAGTGTGTGCCTCATCTGTGTGCATGAGGAGAATGGGCTCATGCCCTCACCCTATTCAGGGTTTAACCCCGGAGAAGCACTGCTTGGTGGCCGGTGTAGAGTACCCCCATGGGTAATCCCACCAGGCTGCTCAGATGGTCTTGGCCTCCTCATGTTCCTCTGGCCTCGGGTCACCAAGGCTCAGAGGTAGGGAGACATGCCCAAGGACACAAAGCTAGAAGGAGGTGGAGCTGAGACGTAACCCAGTTTTGTCTGCCCCAGGGCTGGGGCTCTTGTCTCCAAGCTGCCTGGCTGGCCTGCTGGGGAGATCCTCAGAATGGCTGGGAGACCAAGGGCTGATGCACAAATGGGGTAATTTGCGACATggtgaaagagagagggaggaaaaatatTAGAGTAGTGTATAATATTCCTGAGTCCTGCTCTCTTgtctgccctgcccccagccagcTGCCTTGGACCAAGCGGGGTAAGGGACCCTTTTCTGGGGCATTGACATTGGCTGGGAGTCAAAGGAGCTGGTCCTAGAACCTGATGAGAATCATGTGCTTTACCAGACCTCAGCCTCCTCACCTGTCAAGTGAGATGAGCCTCCTTGTCTGCAGAGGGGCTGTTGAGCGAGGCAGGGAGCACACAATGGGCCCTGGACCAAACCACTTCTGTGTCCCcaccctgcttctccccatcccccatccgTCTTCCCTTCTCTTCGCGTTTTCCTCAGATGCTAGGCTTCCTAAGCCAGATCTCTGTGAGACAGCCAGGAGCTGTGTTCTGCTCCAGTGCTGCTGACTCAGCCcttttccctctggtggcagcAGTGAGgcgagggtggggagggggctcccgcgcctccctccctctgcagccCTGGCTCCGTGCCCTGGGAATGCTGCCTGGGGGCAGGGCCACATAGAGGGCACAGTCAGTGTGGACCTGGCAGTTTCCCCAGTGTCCTTAAGCCTTCCATCTGCTTTCCTTTGGGGCCCCTTGAACCCCTAGGTAggcctggggtgagggtggggtacTCCAAGTGGGTTTGGGAGGGGGAAGCAGCACGAAACTAGAAGTTGGGGGAGTCTGGCTCTCATCCCAACTTGGACTCCAGTCTGCTGTTTGACCTTGAGCCAAAGACTTGCCCTCCCTGGTCACAGTGTCCCTGCTGGACAGATTAAGGAATTGGATTAGATCATCTCTAAGGGTCCTTCCAGGCCTGGATATTCTGTTGTGTGTTTATCCCccaaagtaataaaaaaacagaagctcagagatggGAGATGGTCAAGGACACACAGCCAGGGCTGTTCCATCCTCCATACTTTGCCCAGCTGTGAGTGGGGCCTGGGGGTTAGTGCCCAAAGCCCCAGACTTCAAAAAATCCCCCTAGGTCGCTGCATTCCTGTGCCTCCTGAGAGTGATAATGTCACCACCTCTCTCTGCCCAGGGGGCAGGCCCTGAATTGCAGCCTTTGCCCACAACCGTGCCCAGCTGTGCCATCGTGGGAACTCTGGTAGGACGGAGAGCACTTCCATTCTGCAGGGTTGTGGTCCCTCTTCACTAACTGTGTGACCCCGTGTAAGTCACATCAGCTCACACCACTGGCTCCCTTTCCCAAGAAGAGTAAAAAAATGGATGTAAATACCCTTTGGCTCCCAAAAACCCCTGCAAAGATGAAGCCTGGCCCAGGCAGTAAGTAGTCAACAAATGTAGAATGAGAGGGGGCTAGAGGGCGAGGGATGTTTGAGAGAGTCTTTGCACAGGGGTCTCTGACCCCAGGGAACCAGGGCTGCAGCCTTTGCAAAGCCTCCTGCAGCGTACCCAGAAGGAAGCAGAGGCCCAGGGGCATTCTGTACAGGCTGCGCTCCTGTGACTTTGTTGGGGGTCATTTCCACGGGTGGATTGGCTGTAGAAGACCAGGAAGATGGGTAATCATGGCAGCatttccaggcagaggaggaggactTTGGTGTCCATTGGGGGTGGGGCTATTGACCTGGCTGCCACCCTTCCCTGATACTCTTACCTGATCTCGGAGGAGGTGAGAccttcactcaacaaacatttactaaacTTCCTCTTGTGACTGGCACggatggggctgggga includes the following:
- the LOC103000202 gene encoding ras-related protein Rab-6B-like, yielding MKGSPDQRMDDAGTDRGSDVIILLVGNKTDLADKRQATIQEGEQRAKELSATFIETSAKTGYNVKQLFRRVASALPGMENVQEKSKEGMIDIKLDQPQESLASKGGCSR